One stretch of Halobacillus litoralis DNA includes these proteins:
- a CDS encoding SRPBCC domain-containing protein: MEDKLSILFKALGHPIRREILDLLKHAPKTTGDLDEYFPDVSRYAIMKHLSTLQEAHLVLVRRQGKYRLNFLNAVPLQEVHRRWVGQYMGSTAHSLLNVKSAVEQNGGEKGMKANEQATVFKIEQEVVIEGSREQVFQALTENVEDWWEFRIAPEGKPSKLSLDPVLGGQFLEKWGNDEGAVWGNVYYVNAPEEIRLIGHLGMQGAVNSAYTYRLKEEHGSTTLQLTHTASGLIEEDWEQSHKEGWNHLLGTLLKNYVEQR; this comes from the coding sequence ATGGAAGATAAGCTATCAATTTTATTCAAAGCCTTAGGCCACCCTATTCGAAGGGAGATCCTGGATCTTCTAAAGCATGCCCCCAAAACCACTGGGGATTTGGATGAGTACTTTCCTGATGTTTCCCGTTATGCGATTATGAAACATCTGTCTACATTACAGGAAGCCCATTTGGTTTTAGTACGAAGGCAAGGAAAATATAGGCTGAACTTTTTAAACGCTGTTCCTTTACAGGAAGTGCACAGACGTTGGGTAGGACAATATATGGGTTCGACTGCCCATTCCTTATTGAATGTAAAATCGGCAGTTGAACAGAATGGAGGAGAAAAAGGAATGAAGGCTAATGAACAAGCAACCGTATTTAAAATTGAGCAGGAAGTTGTGATTGAGGGTTCGCGTGAACAAGTGTTCCAGGCATTGACTGAAAATGTTGAGGATTGGTGGGAGTTTCGGATAGCTCCTGAAGGGAAACCATCTAAGCTTTCCTTAGATCCTGTACTTGGAGGGCAGTTTTTAGAGAAGTGGGGAAATGATGAAGGAGCCGTATGGGGAAATGTCTATTATGTGAATGCACCAGAAGAAATTCGCCTGATCGGTCATTTGGGTATGCAAGGAGCAGTGAACAGTGCCTATACGTATCGTCTTAAAGAGGAACACGGCTCGACGACTCTCCAGTTGACTCATACGGCATCTGGTTTGATTGAAGAGGATTGGGAGCAGTCCCATAAAGAAGGGTGGAACCATTTGCTTGGTACCCTACTCAAAAATTATGTTGAACAACGTTGA
- a CDS encoding DUF2200 domain-containing protein, which translates to MAKHKIYTMSFASVYPHYVNKAEKKGRTKEEVDEIIRWLTGYDQGQLEELLEKKTDFETFFAEAPEMNPSRTMIKGVICGVRVEEIEEPLMQEVRYLDKLIDELAKGKAMEKILRKP; encoded by the coding sequence GTGGCTAAACATAAAATCTATACCATGAGTTTCGCAAGTGTCTATCCCCATTATGTCAACAAGGCGGAAAAAAAGGGACGCACTAAAGAAGAGGTCGATGAAATTATTCGCTGGTTGACAGGCTATGATCAGGGGCAGTTAGAGGAGCTATTGGAAAAGAAGACTGACTTTGAAACATTCTTTGCGGAAGCCCCGGAAATGAACCCTTCACGGACGATGATCAAAGGTGTCATCTGCGGCGTACGGGTGGAAGAAATCGAAGAGCCGTTGATGCAGGAGGTTCGCTATTTGGATAAGCTGATCGATGAGCTGGCCAAGGGGAAAGCGATGGAGAAGATTCTGAGGAAACCCTAA
- a CDS encoding bifunctional metallophosphatase/5'-nucleotidase — MFNKKQVLSFMLLIAFVFMLGSEKLYSKEDIEVQLLGVNDLHGQLDYEGTYKGKKVGGAEYLAAYLQSYEQQNPNTFLVHAGDMVGASPPVSSIFQDEPTVEFMNHLDFDIGTLGNHEFDEGVQEMKRLLNGGHHEATGYFSGATTPYTTANVIDENTGKSLLPPFIIKKVHGVNIGFIGVVTTDTNDFVLPENLQGVKIIDEVDAINNSVAQLKDKGVESIVVLGHVSAKSNKEGTQANREFVDMASEIDDEVDVMFAGHNHTYANKVVDGKLIVQSYSYGKAFSKVDLTIDPATKDIIQKEAEIVHTYHEEREPDPQTQYLLKKYEGMLHEGYNEVLTETEEGISRKKDKNGESPLAQIIARSLKEKMNADVAFVHHGGIRKSIKEGPIRAIDLHTVLPFKHYGVSLSMTGEEIKEVLAEQWTDKRTNLLQAAGLEYDWRETKEGIHLSNLKNDQGKLLKPEKEYTVAVSHYLAYGGDGFSGFGKGEIINEGPLLVDIFKDFMKKNGLENTK; from the coding sequence ATGTTCAATAAAAAGCAGGTCTTGTCATTCATGCTCTTGATTGCGTTTGTTTTTATGTTGGGGTCTGAGAAGCTTTATTCTAAAGAAGACATCGAAGTGCAGCTTCTTGGCGTCAATGATCTGCACGGTCAATTGGATTACGAAGGAACGTACAAAGGAAAGAAAGTCGGGGGTGCTGAATACTTAGCGGCTTATTTGCAGTCTTATGAACAACAGAACCCGAACACCTTCCTCGTCCATGCCGGGGATATGGTCGGAGCGAGCCCTCCCGTTTCCTCTATTTTTCAAGATGAGCCGACAGTAGAATTCATGAATCATTTGGATTTCGACATCGGTACGCTCGGTAACCACGAGTTTGATGAAGGCGTTCAGGAGATGAAGCGGCTTTTGAATGGGGGCCACCATGAAGCAACTGGATACTTTTCCGGGGCCACCACTCCCTATACAACCGCTAATGTCATCGATGAGAACACAGGCAAATCTCTGCTGCCTCCTTTTATTATTAAAAAAGTCCATGGTGTCAACATAGGTTTTATTGGTGTGGTAACTACAGATACGAACGACTTCGTTTTACCTGAAAACTTACAGGGCGTGAAGATCATAGATGAAGTCGATGCGATCAACAACTCAGTCGCACAACTGAAAGATAAAGGCGTCGAGTCGATCGTCGTCCTTGGCCATGTATCGGCGAAATCAAATAAAGAAGGAACGCAGGCCAATCGTGAATTTGTAGACATGGCTTCGGAAATCGATGATGAAGTGGACGTGATGTTCGCTGGTCATAACCATACTTACGCGAACAAAGTCGTGGACGGGAAGTTAATCGTTCAGTCCTACTCCTACGGAAAAGCATTCTCCAAAGTCGATCTCACCATCGACCCGGCGACGAAAGACATCATTCAAAAAGAAGCAGAGATCGTGCATACCTATCATGAAGAAAGGGAGCCCGATCCGCAAACCCAATACTTGTTGAAAAAATATGAAGGGATGCTGCATGAGGGGTACAATGAAGTCCTTACAGAAACGGAAGAAGGGATCTCTCGAAAGAAAGATAAGAACGGGGAATCTCCTCTTGCTCAAATCATTGCCCGGTCTTTAAAAGAAAAGATGAACGCAGATGTGGCATTTGTCCATCACGGAGGAATTCGTAAAAGTATTAAGGAGGGACCGATTCGTGCCATCGACCTTCATACCGTCCTGCCTTTTAAACATTACGGGGTATCTCTTTCCATGACAGGTGAAGAAATCAAAGAAGTGTTAGCGGAACAATGGACGGATAAGAGGACCAACCTCCTGCAGGCAGCCGGTCTGGAATATGATTGGAGAGAAACAAAAGAAGGTATTCATTTATCTAATCTCAAAAATGATCAGGGCAAGCTTTTGAAACCGGAAAAGGAGTACACGGTAGCGGTCAGTCATTATTTAGCTTACGGTGGAGATGGTTTTTCAGGGTTTGGAAAAGGTGAGATCATTAATGAGGGGCCTCTGCTTGTTGATATTTTTAAGGATTTTATGAAAAAGAATGGACTGGAAAATACGAAATAA
- a CDS encoding GNAT family N-acetyltransferase produces the protein MDISLREMHWNDLDFFFEFQKDREANHMAAFTAKDPYDRESYIKHWSKILREDRIIKRTITINHDVVGSVICFTQFGEWEVTYWIDKKYWGKGIASRALSEFLQTVSIRPLIGRTAKDNIASRNVLEKNGFQMTGEDKGFANARREEVEEYIFTLSD, from the coding sequence ATGGACATCAGTTTAAGAGAAATGCATTGGAATGATCTGGATTTTTTCTTTGAATTTCAAAAGGATCGAGAGGCCAACCACATGGCGGCTTTCACCGCAAAAGATCCATATGATCGGGAGAGTTACATAAAACATTGGAGCAAAATCCTTCGTGAAGACAGGATTATTAAAAGGACGATCACAATAAATCATGACGTAGTGGGAAGCGTCATCTGCTTTACACAGTTCGGTGAGTGGGAAGTGACTTACTGGATTGATAAGAAGTATTGGGGAAAAGGGATCGCGAGCCGCGCCCTAAGCGAATTTCTCCAGACGGTTTCGATTCGACCGCTTATAGGAAGAACAGCCAAAGATAACATTGCTTCCCGCAACGTTTTGGAAAAAAACGGATTTCAAATGACGGGGGAGGATAAAGGTTTCGCTAACGCTCGTAGGGAAGAAGTGGAAGAATACATATTCACACTATCTGACTAA